A DNA window from Daucus carota subsp. sativus chromosome 3, DH1 v3.0, whole genome shotgun sequence contains the following coding sequences:
- the LOC108211813 gene encoding uncharacterized protein LOC108211813, producing MSVRRLFISCSCFSSRNTGLVNECLHYKMSSFLAIGWFSLSTLLLPLFGIVFSYIFRLTRKHSSMNYSSSFNYVKEENNIDDSENDGLFKDGNSDFCLRFKFPTYEEFSRSEYDSCNLISFEEKPSLSSRKYEFTPTESVSGFVDEMEPSRYKVERVNAEMKSCSFGNGEVKEDELWLDRVISSLYVEAESDHKEGYKVKGDELLLDRVISPLHVEADSDEKEIHKGSTDGLSVEHVIKDNDAPEVMGDEENLISEKDKSDACDEEEEPSSMDNGFLEAFSSNDVHTFKSHLVDSCNNGFLSDGEFGGTFVLDHMMDLDEHKEESDMKMKELDKENQESEDLGEEDSDIVKELRIFEEESLQPSHKFKYNFLSEKHFGEQLESSGRRDHNYIKGSGKLASPGLKNDSVMDSDQDTNKLETLWEHQDLIEQLKMELKKVRATGLPTILEESESPKIIEDLKPWKFDDKFHHDNPMGELHKFYKSFRERMRKFDILNYQKMYAIGFLQLKDPHQSISVEKSSAVDITTSLWENLYMYKSKKHETDPTKKFIKELQSDLELVYVGQMCLSWEILHWQYEVALDLWESDPRGIHRYNEVAGEFQQFQVLIQRFLEDESIEGSRVQNYVKHRCVLRNLLQVPIIREDISKDKKKSRTSKRDEYSITSDMLVEIVEESIRIYWRFIRADKNCSTAILKSRKGQTELQDPADSQTFREVQKDFKKKDRMLKDQIRSGNCILKKLKKCREDDAEDQVLIFFSQVDMKLVSRVLNMQRLTADQLAWCRNKLNTISFVNRKIHVEPSFCLFPC from the exons ATGAGCGTCAGAAGGCTGTTTATTTCTTGTAGTTGTTTTAGTTCTCGAAACACAGGTTTGGTTAATGAGTGCTTGCATTACAAGATGAGTTCTTTCTTGGCCATTGGCTGGTTCTCCCTCTCCACTCTTTTGCTTCCTCTGTTTGGCATCGTGTTTTCGTATATTTTCAG GTTAACAAGGAAGCATAGCTCTATGAATTATAGTTCTAGCTTTAATTATGTGAAAGAAGAGAATAATATTGATGATTCGGAAAATGATGGGCTTTTTAAGGATGGGAATTCTGATTTCTGTTTACGATTTAAATTCCCTACTTATGAAGAATTTAGTAGGAGTGAGTATGACAGCTGCAATCTTATAAGTTTTGAGGAGAAACCCTCTTTGAGTTCTCGTAAGTATGAATTTACGCCTACAGAAAGTGTTAGCGGTTTTGTTGATGAGATGGAGCCTAGTAGATATAAAGTTGAAAGGGTAAACGCAGAGATGAAAAGTTGTTCTTTTGGAAATGGTGAAGTGAAAGAAGATGAGTTATGGTTGGATAGGGTTATTAGTTCGCTTTATGTAGAAGCTGAGTCTGATCATAAAGAAGGATACAAGGTGAAAGGAGATGAGTTGCTGTTGGACAGGGTAATTAGTCCACTTCATGTAGAAGCAGATTCTGATGAAAAGGAAATACACAAGGGTTCAACTGATGGTTTGAGTGTGGAACATGTAATTAAGGATAATGATGCCCCGGAAGTCATGGGAGATGAGGAGAACCTGATTAGTGAAAAAGATAAGTCTGATGCATGTGATGAGGAGGAGGAACCTTCATCCATGGATAATGGGTTCTTGGAGGCATTTAGTTCGAATGATGTGCATACATTTAAAAGTCATTTAGTTGATTCGTGTAATAATGGTTTTTTATCTGATGGAGAATTTGGAGGAACTTTTGTACTTGATCATATGATGGACTTGGATGAGCACAAGGAAGAATCAGACATGAAAATGAAAGAGTTGGataaagaaaatcaagaatCCGAGGATTTGGGTGAGGAAGATAGTGATATTGTTAAAGAGCTCAGAATTTTTGAAGAAGAAAGTTTGCAACCTTCACATaagttcaaatataattttctttctgAGAAACATTTTGGTGAACAACTGGAAAGTAGTGGCAGAAGAGATCATAACTACATCAAGGGCTCAGGTAAATTGGCTAGTCCTGGATTGAAGAATGACTCGGTTATGGATTCTGATCAGGATACCAATAAACTTGAAACATTGTGGGAACATCAAGATTTGATTGAGCAGTTGAAAATGGAGCTTAAAAAGGTGAGAGCTACAGGGCTTCCCACTATACTAGAAGAATCAGAATCACCAAAGATAATAGAGGATTTGAAGCCATGGAAATTCGATGACAAGTTCCACCATGACAATCCAATGGGGGAACTTCACAAATTCTACAAGAGCTTCAGAGAAAGGATGCGAAAATTTGATATCTTGAATTACCAGAAGATGTATGCAATAG GTTTTTTGCAGCTTAAAGATCCACATCAATCAATTTCAGTGGAAAAAAGTTCCGCTGTGGACATTACAACGTCGCTTTGGGAAAATTTATACATGTACAAAAGCAAAAAACATGAAACTGACCCGACAAAGAAATTCATAAAAGAACTGCAGAGTGATTTGGAACTGGTTTATGTTGGCCAAATGTGTCTTTCATGGGAAATTCTACATTGGCAATATGAGGTGGCTTTGGATCTTTGGGAATCTGATCCTCGTGGTATACATCGCTACAATGAAGTGGCTGGAGAGTTTCAACAGTTCCAAGTGCTTATTCAACGGTTTTTAGAGGATGAATCCATTGAAGGATCGCGAGTCCAAAACTATGTTAAGCATCGCTGTGTTCTGCGTAACCTGCTTCAAGTTCCTATCATAAGAG AGGACATCTCAAAGGACAAAAAGAAATCAAGAACGAGCAAAAGAGATGAATATTCCATTACCAGTGATATGCTAGTGGAGATCGTTGAAGAATCAATACGAATCTATTGGCGTTTCATTCGTGCTGACAAGAACTGCAGTACTGCCATATTGAAAAGCCGGAAGGGACAGACTGAACTTCAAGACCCTGCAGACTCTCAAACATTCAGAGAGGTCCAAAAAGATTTCAAGAAG AAAGATAGGATGCTAAAGGATCAGATTAGAAGCGGTAACTGCATACTAAAGAAATTAAAGAAATGTAGAGAAGATGATGCTGAAGATCAAGTACTCATTTTCTTCTCTCAAGTAGATATGAAGTTGGTGTCGAGGGTGTTAAACATGCAGAGACTAACAGCAGATCAACTGGCCTGGTGCAGAAATAAATTGAACACAATCAGTTTTGTAAATAGGAAGATACATGTAGAACCCTCATTTTGTCTTTTTCCATGTTAA